Proteins from a single region of Chanodichthys erythropterus isolate Z2021 chromosome 13, ASM2448905v1, whole genome shotgun sequence:
- the vsig10 gene encoding V-set and immunoglobulin domain-containing protein 10 isoform X2 produces the protein MGRPDNPTMTKSTILLYLLLLSHQTVSEEQQDVIGEKGENTTLQCHDQPSNASSVLCHWKKDGVIVATQNPSKPSEHLSILNNGSLRISGLQYMDEGLYTCECQIKDDSSWQTHSNIKLQVADGPTSVSLDIRPATLLKNGTLYVNKSADVYFNCSSVSRPSQNLTWTVENLAQDNHDKASGSGSTLEFFINRIQPQDQGMYTCTSQNTLSMRTVNKSQELLVYYAPERHPECSWEVAKEPSDVLLICTWSEGYPAPTLSWHEVLEKSVIAKGPTINITSQGTERLEIHVNRFILHEKEEVKCTGHHVTGVEKSCSINLEMPYPTGDPLVAALEGSTITLRCTETNSLPSAKTVWKKMDEIINNTSKYNVSKNGPTYKLTIVNVTKDDEGVYYCYSENPLGARELEVILTVRTSAGNGGAIVGIFVSILVMMIGISVGVTVYTKRDRICIGLGFSHLDDDRGDVLSLVDSDEEEIFHDSVPQLPPLTNGHATTLVEIHRIPYNDHDDNADSTEHTDQTHPDQTEAEHQSADC, from the exons ATGGGACGTCCTGACAACCCTACAATGACAAAATCCACAATACTTCTATATCTGCTTCTTCTGTCGCATCAAACAG TGTCAGAGGAGCAGCAGGATGTTATCGGTGAGAAAGGCGAGAATACTACACTACAGTGTCATGACCAGCCATCTAATGCATCTTCGGTTCTTTGTCATTGGAAGAAAGATGGAGTTATTGTTGCAACTCAAAACCCCTCGAAGCCATCGGAGCATCTTTCCATTTTAAACAATGGCTCTCTGAGGATCAGTGGCCTTCAGTATATGGATGAAGGCCTGTATACATGTGAATGCCAAATAAAGGATGACAGCTCATGGCAAACTCACTCAAACATCAAGCTTCAAGTTGCCG ATGGTCCAACAAGCGTATCACTGGACATAAGACCAGCAACTCTCCTAAAGAATGGAACATTGTATGTCAATAAAAGTGCAGATGTGTATTTTAATTGCTCCAGTGTGTCTCGTCCCTCACAAAACTTGACATGGACAGTTGAAAATTTGGCGCAGGATAATCATGACAAGGCGTCTGGGAGCGGATCAACCCTTGAGTTCTTCATAAACAGAATCCAGCCACAAGATCAAGGGATGTACACCTGTACATCCCAGAATACACTATCCATGAGAACTGTGAACAAGAGCCAGGAACTCCTCGTTTACT ATGCTCCAGAGAGGCATCCGGAGTGCAGTTGGGAGGTGGCAAAGGAGCCGTCAGATGTCTTGCTCATATGTACCTGGAGTGAAGGTTACCCTGCGCCCACTCTGAGCTGGCACGAGGTCCTTGAAAAATCTGTAATAGCTAAGGGTCCCACGATCAACATCACGTCCCAGGGGACAGAACGCTTGGAGATCCATGTAAATAGGTTTATATTGCACGAGAAAGAAGAAGTGAAGTGTACTGGACATCACGTGACTGGAGTGGAGAAATCCTGCTCCATTAACCTCG AGATGCCGTATCCAACTGGAGACCCCTTGGTAGCAGCTCTGGAGGGCAGTACTATCACCCTCAGGTGTACTGAGACCAACTCTCTCCCGTCAGCTAAGACTGTCTGGAAGAAAATGGACGAAATCATCAACAACACCTCTAAATATAATGTGTCCAAAAATGGACCCACATACAAACTCACTATAGTCAATGTAACAAAGGATGATGAAGGGGTCTACTACTGCTACAGTGAAAACCCTCTTGGTGCAAGAGAGCTGGAAGTGATTCTAACTGTGAGGA CCTCTGCAGGTAATGGAGGGGCCATAGTTGGCATCTTTGTCTCCATTTTGGTAATGATGATAGGAATCTCTGTTGGTGTGACTGTATATACGAAGCGTGATAGAATTTGCATTG gtTTAGGATTTAG tCATTTAGATGATGACAGAGGGGATGTACTGAGTTTGGTGGACTCAGACGAAGAGGAAATTTTCCATGATTCTGTTCCACAACTCCCACCACTGACAAACGGACATGCAACCACACTCGTAGAGATTCACAGAATCCCATACA atGATCATGACGATAATGCAGACAGTACGGAACACACCGATCAAACTCATCCAGATCAAACAGAAGCAGAACATCAGTCAGCAGACTGTTAA
- the wsb2 gene encoding WD repeat and SOCS box-containing protein 2 isoform X2 → MCTSFRGGTVEELHDLIAELKPAHHPRLYGTAGCETWSVRFSPDGSYFAWSMGYGIVKLLSWPLTSKDSAEAGCSEEKTLNCRQMVWALAFGPCQSIRVDVLHQNGCDHELLLATGLNNGAIQVWVVSTGNLRFTLTGHEAPVRDLVFTPNGSLTLVSASRDKTLRIWDLAKKGTSPHVLRGPNYWVYRCSISPDSSVIASVCNLDSKVYLWSLRSYTFMRHLTYDHERSMASCDFSQDGALLAVASYHSSTGWWLDLWDPYTAAHLTRVEDCEVRAYRSDNLLTSLSFSPVGLLLAFKDYRALQIWDVERDQLVADTDHGRTGGAEMDK, encoded by the exons ATGTGCACTTCGTTTCGAGGTGGTACTGTCGAAG AACTGCATGATCTGATCGCGGAGCTGAAACCTGCTCATCACCCGCGTCTGTACGGCACCGCCGGCTGCGAGACATGGAGCGTCCGCTTCTCCCCGGACGGATCTTATTTTGCCTGGTCGATGGGATACGGCATCGTCAAACTCCTATCCTGGCCGCTGACATCCAAAGA TAGTGCTGAAGCTGGATGCAGTGAAGAGAAGACGCTTAACTGCAGGCAGATGGTGTGGGCACTGGCTTTTGGACCCTGCCAGTCTATCCGTGTGGATGTTTTACATCAGAACGGATGTGACCATGAACTACTGCTGGCCACTGGTCTGAACAACGGCGCAATCCAAGTGTGGGTCGTCTCAACCG GAAATCTGCGGTTTACTTTAACCGGACATGAAGCTCCTGTCAGGGATTTGGTCTTCACTCCAAATGGAAGTCTCACACTTGTATCGGCCTCCCGAGACAAAACTTTAAGGATATGGGATTTGGCAAAGAAAG GCACCAGTCCCCATGTGCTGCGGGGTCCAAACTACTGGGTGTACAGATGTTCCATATCACCTGACAGCAGTGTGATCGCCTCGGTTTGCAACCTCGACTCT AAAGTGTATTTGTGGAGCTTGCGGTCCTACACCTTCATGAGACACCTTACATACGACCACGAGCGCTCCATGGCATCATGTGACTTTTCCCAGGACGGAGCTCTGCTCGCGGTCGCGTCGTACCATTCCAGCACAGGCTGGTGGCTGGATCTGTGGGACCCGTACACAGCAGCTCACCTGACTAGAGTAGA AGACTGTGAGGTGCGTGCTTACAGAAGTGACAATTTACTGACATCTCTGAGTTTCTCTCCTGTTGGCCTGCTGCTAGCTTTCAAAGACTACAG AGCGTTACAGATCTGGGATGTGGAACGAGATCAACTAGTCGCTGACACCGATCACGGCCGCACTGGAG GTGCAGAGATGGACAAGTAA
- the wsb2 gene encoding WD repeat and SOCS box-containing protein 2 isoform X1: protein MCTSFRGGTVEELHDLIAELKPAHHPRLYGTAGCETWSVRFSPDGSYFAWSMGYGIVKLLSWPLTSKDSAEAGCSEEKTLNCRQMVWALAFGPCQSIRVDVLHQNGCDHELLLATGLNNGAIQVWVVSTGNLRFTLTGHEAPVRDLVFTPNGSLTLVSASRDKTLRIWDLAKKGTSPHVLRGPNYWVYRCSISPDSSVIASVCNLDSKVYLWSLRSYTFMRHLTYDHERSMASCDFSQDGALLAVASYHSSTGWWLDLWDPYTAAHLTRVEDCEVRAYRSDNLLTSLSFSPVGLLLAFKDYRALQIWDVERDQLVADTDHGRTGGVCCAFHPHGGVIATGCRDGQVKFWRVPRLVPSLRHLCRVALRFSVSTYQVEALPLPKKILEYLTYRDIPKQKIIYCREHCS, encoded by the exons ATGTGCACTTCGTTTCGAGGTGGTACTGTCGAAG AACTGCATGATCTGATCGCGGAGCTGAAACCTGCTCATCACCCGCGTCTGTACGGCACCGCCGGCTGCGAGACATGGAGCGTCCGCTTCTCCCCGGACGGATCTTATTTTGCCTGGTCGATGGGATACGGCATCGTCAAACTCCTATCCTGGCCGCTGACATCCAAAGA TAGTGCTGAAGCTGGATGCAGTGAAGAGAAGACGCTTAACTGCAGGCAGATGGTGTGGGCACTGGCTTTTGGACCCTGCCAGTCTATCCGTGTGGATGTTTTACATCAGAACGGATGTGACCATGAACTACTGCTGGCCACTGGTCTGAACAACGGCGCAATCCAAGTGTGGGTCGTCTCAACCG GAAATCTGCGGTTTACTTTAACCGGACATGAAGCTCCTGTCAGGGATTTGGTCTTCACTCCAAATGGAAGTCTCACACTTGTATCGGCCTCCCGAGACAAAACTTTAAGGATATGGGATTTGGCAAAGAAAG GCACCAGTCCCCATGTGCTGCGGGGTCCAAACTACTGGGTGTACAGATGTTCCATATCACCTGACAGCAGTGTGATCGCCTCGGTTTGCAACCTCGACTCT AAAGTGTATTTGTGGAGCTTGCGGTCCTACACCTTCATGAGACACCTTACATACGACCACGAGCGCTCCATGGCATCATGTGACTTTTCCCAGGACGGAGCTCTGCTCGCGGTCGCGTCGTACCATTCCAGCACAGGCTGGTGGCTGGATCTGTGGGACCCGTACACAGCAGCTCACCTGACTAGAGTAGA AGACTGTGAGGTGCGTGCTTACAGAAGTGACAATTTACTGACATCTCTGAGTTTCTCTCCTGTTGGCCTGCTGCTAGCTTTCAAAGACTACAG AGCGTTACAGATCTGGGATGTGGAACGAGATCAACTAGTCGCTGACACCGATCACGGCCGCACTGGAGGTGTGTGCTGTGCTTTCCATCCACACGGGGGCGTCATTGCTACAGG GTGCAGAGATGGACAAGTAAAATTCTGGAGAGTTCCTCGTCTTGTTCCAAGCCTTAGGCATCTGTGCAGGGTTGCTCTGAGATTCTCGGTTTCAACCTATCAGGTGGAGGCTCTTCCCTTGCccaaaaaaatcctggaatacctTACATACAGGGACATTCCAAAGCAAAAGATCATATATTGTAGAGAACACTGCAGTTGA
- the vsig10 gene encoding V-set and immunoglobulin domain-containing protein 10 isoform X1, with product MGRPDNPTMTKSTILLYLLLLSHQTVSEEQQDVIGEKGENTTLQCHDQPSNASSVLCHWKKDGVIVATQNPSKPSEHLSILNNGSLRISGLQYMDEGLYTCECQIKDDSSWQTHSNIKLQVADGPTSVSLDIRPATLLKNGTLYVNKSADVYFNCSSVSRPSQNLTWTVENLAQDNHDKASGSGSTLEFFINRIQPQDQGMYTCTSQNTLSMRTVNKSQELLVYYAPERHPECSWEVAKEPSDVLLICTWSEGYPAPTLSWHEVLEKSVIAKGPTINITSQGTERLEIHVNRFILHEKEEVKCTGHHVTGVEKSCSINLAELKPLYLICLLEMPYPTGDPLVAALEGSTITLRCTETNSLPSAKTVWKKMDEIINNTSKYNVSKNGPTYKLTIVNVTKDDEGVYYCYSENPLGARELEVILTVRTSAGNGGAIVGIFVSILVMMIGISVGVTVYTKRDRICIGLGFR from the exons ATGGGACGTCCTGACAACCCTACAATGACAAAATCCACAATACTTCTATATCTGCTTCTTCTGTCGCATCAAACAG TGTCAGAGGAGCAGCAGGATGTTATCGGTGAGAAAGGCGAGAATACTACACTACAGTGTCATGACCAGCCATCTAATGCATCTTCGGTTCTTTGTCATTGGAAGAAAGATGGAGTTATTGTTGCAACTCAAAACCCCTCGAAGCCATCGGAGCATCTTTCCATTTTAAACAATGGCTCTCTGAGGATCAGTGGCCTTCAGTATATGGATGAAGGCCTGTATACATGTGAATGCCAAATAAAGGATGACAGCTCATGGCAAACTCACTCAAACATCAAGCTTCAAGTTGCCG ATGGTCCAACAAGCGTATCACTGGACATAAGACCAGCAACTCTCCTAAAGAATGGAACATTGTATGTCAATAAAAGTGCAGATGTGTATTTTAATTGCTCCAGTGTGTCTCGTCCCTCACAAAACTTGACATGGACAGTTGAAAATTTGGCGCAGGATAATCATGACAAGGCGTCTGGGAGCGGATCAACCCTTGAGTTCTTCATAAACAGAATCCAGCCACAAGATCAAGGGATGTACACCTGTACATCCCAGAATACACTATCCATGAGAACTGTGAACAAGAGCCAGGAACTCCTCGTTTACT ATGCTCCAGAGAGGCATCCGGAGTGCAGTTGGGAGGTGGCAAAGGAGCCGTCAGATGTCTTGCTCATATGTACCTGGAGTGAAGGTTACCCTGCGCCCACTCTGAGCTGGCACGAGGTCCTTGAAAAATCTGTAATAGCTAAGGGTCCCACGATCAACATCACGTCCCAGGGGACAGAACGCTTGGAGATCCATGTAAATAGGTTTATATTGCACGAGAAAGAAGAAGTGAAGTGTACTGGACATCACGTGACTGGAGTGGAGAAATCCTGCTCCATTAACCTCG CTGAATTGAAACCATTATATTTGATATGTCTTCTAGAGATGCCGTATCCAACTGGAGACCCCTTGGTAGCAGCTCTGGAGGGCAGTACTATCACCCTCAGGTGTACTGAGACCAACTCTCTCCCGTCAGCTAAGACTGTCTGGAAGAAAATGGACGAAATCATCAACAACACCTCTAAATATAATGTGTCCAAAAATGGACCCACATACAAACTCACTATAGTCAATGTAACAAAGGATGATGAAGGGGTCTACTACTGCTACAGTGAAAACCCTCTTGGTGCAAGAGAGCTGGAAGTGATTCTAACTGTGAGGA CCTCTGCAGGTAATGGAGGGGCCATAGTTGGCATCTTTGTCTCCATTTTGGTAATGATGATAGGAATCTCTGTTGGTGTGACTGTATATACGAAGCGTGATAGAATTTGCATTG gtTTAGGATTTAGGTAA
- the rfc5 gene encoding replication factor C subunit 5, protein MASTSKAQLQARNLPWVEKYRPQTLDDLISHQDILSTIQKFISEDRLPHLLFYGPPGTGKTSTILACAKQLYKDKEFNSMVLELNASDDRGIDVVRGPILSFASTRTIFKKGFKLVILDEADAMTQDAQNALRRVIEKFTENTRFCLICNYLSKIIPALQSRCTRFRFGPLSQSQMIPRLEHVIQQESIDITPDGMKAIVTLSTGDMRRSLNILQSTHMAYGKVTEEMVYTCTGHPLRSDIANILDWALNKDFTTAYNQILQLKTLKGLALHDILTEVHLLIHRVDFPPSIRMGLLIKLADIEYRLASGTNEKIQLSSMIAAFQAVRDIVVSDG, encoded by the exons CAGACATTAGATGATCTCATCTCTCACCAAGATATCCTGAGCACAA TCCAGAAGTTCATCAGTGAAGACCGATTGCCTCATCTGCTCTTCTATGGACCTCCAGGAACAGGAAAGACCTCTACTATACTAGCATGTGCTAAACAGCTGTACAAAGATAAAGAGTTCAACTCGATGGTTCTGGAG CTCAATGCATCAGACGACCGTGGCATTGACGTGGTGAGGGGGCCGATCCTCAGCTTTGCCAGTACACGAACCATCTTCAA AAAAGGCTTTAAGTTGGTGATCCTGGACGAGGCGGATGCTATGACCCAGGATGCACAGAATGCTTTGAGGAGAG tcatTGAGAAGTTCACAGAGAACACACGTTTCTGTCTGATCTGTAACTACCTTTCAAAGATCATACCTGCCCTGCAGTCTCGATGCACACGGTTTCGTTTCGGCCCCCTGTCCCAGAGCCAGATGATTCCCAGACTAGAGCATGTGATACAGCAGGAGAG CATTGACATCACTCCAGATGGCATGAAGGCCATTGTGACCCTCTCAACAGGAGACATGAGACGATCACTAAACATTTTACAG AGTACCCATATGGCCTATGGGAAGGTGACTGAGGAGATGGTGTACACCTGCACTGGACATCCTCTTAGATCAGACATCGCCAATATACTGGACTGGGCCCTCAATAAAGACTTCACCACTGCGTATAACC AAATTCTGCAGCTCAAAACTCTGAAAGGTCTGGCACTTCATGACATTTTAACTGAAGTCCATCTTCTCATTCACCGTG TGGATTTCCCACCCTCTATCCGCATGGGTTTGCTTATAAAACTTGCAGATATTGA GTATCGTCTGGCCTCAGGAACCAATGAGAAGATCCAGCTGAGCTCAATGATTGCTGCTTTCCAGGCTGTTAGAGACATAGTGGTCAGTGATGGATAG